Within Paenibacillus sp. RUD330, the genomic segment CAGGATTGAATTTCGCGTCCGCCACGACAACGCCGCCGGGACGGAGCTCGGGCGCGTTGAGATCGATGCTTTCCTGGTCGAACGCGACAAGAATATCGAGATCATCCGAGATGGCCCGGATGGGGGATGTGCTGATGCGGATCTTGTTATTGGTATGTCCGCCCTTGATTCTCGAGGAGAAATGACGGTACCCGTATAAATAATAGCCGAGGCGGTTGAGAGCGGTGGAGAAAATCCGGTCGGTGCTCTCCACGCCTTCGCCCTGCTGGCCTCCTATTTTCCAAGACAGCTGACTGATCACTTGCGTCCAACTCCTCATCTGCTATGAGACCTTTTTCACAATCTCCATAAATTTTATGCCTCCACCTTTAAAAATGCAAGGCATTATCGAGAAAAGTTCTCATACAGGAATCCGATGGAACCTATAACAGAAACTGATAGTTGCCTGATGCCTCATTCCGACGGCAGCTCGCTCAGAAGGAAGGAAATCGCGTTGCCGTTCATGAAAGCCGCGGCTTGCCGCGCTCCGAACTCGCTGACGAGAGCGGAGCGCAGCGAGCGGACGTCGCCGGGATGCCGAAGGCCCTGCACATACAGCTCGATGCCGTCGAAGTCGGACCCCAGCATGATGTGCTTCTCTCCTCCCAAGGCGCATATATGCTCGATATGCCGAAGGATGTCGCTGATCCGCACCTGCTCCGCGCTGCTGACGAAATAAGGCACGTAGGTCATGCCGATCCTTCCCCCCAGCGCAATGACAGCCCGAAGCTGATCGTCGGTCAGGTTTCTCGGATGGGCGCAGACCGACTTCGCGTTGGAATGCGAGGCGATGAACGGCCTCTCTGTCCGGTCCGCCAGCTCCCAGAACCCTTTTTCCGTCAAATGCGACACATCCAAAATGATGTCGAGCTCGTTGCAATGCCGGACGAGCTGCCGCCCTTTTTCCGTGAGTCCGCCTTGCCGTTCTTCCATGACTCCGTCCGCTGCCCAGTTCCCGTAGTTCCAGGTCAGGCCAAGCATGCGGACTCCCAGCCGGCGCGCAAGACGCAGCATCGCGAAGTCGCCCTCCAGCCCGTCCGCTCCTTCCAGCGTCAGGACGGCGGCGATCCGGCGTGCGGCAAGGCTGCGCTCAAGCTCCTGCCTGGTTCCTACGAACCGGTAGGCATCATTGGAGACGATCTTTTCGTAAAAGAGGTCGATGCTGCGGAGAACGGCGTCGAATGTCTTCGGCCTGCTTTCCGTCAAATAAATCGCATAGGCCTGAAGCATATAGCCTGCGGCCAGCTGACGGTCAAGCGTCACATCGAGCTGCCTGCTGCCGGAGCCGCCAGCGGCTTGGCAGACGTCGAGCTCCGGGTTTCTCAGCAGCTTGCTGAGCACGTCGCAATGCAGATCCGCAACTCCGAGTACAGGGTGTTTCATGGCGCTGCAGCCTCCTGTTCCGTTTCCTGCTCTTGCATGATATGAAGCCATAACCTTGAATGGACGCAAAAAAACCTGCTTACACCGTAAACAGGTCGAATGGGATAAGTTGTCCGGTCGTCAGCGCGGCTCTACGATCAGCTTGATGGCTGTGCGGTCTTCGCCGTCGATGACGATATCGGTGAAGGCGGGAATGCAGATGAGGTCCACCCCGCCGGGAGCGACGAAACCTCGAGCGATCGCCACGGCCTTGATCGCCTGATTGATCGCTCCAGCCCCGATCGCTTGCAGCTCAGCAGCTCCACGTTCCCTTAGAACTCCAGCCAGTGCCCCTGCGACGGAATTTGGATTGGACTTAGCGGAAACTTTCAATACTTCCATGGAAAGTACCTCCTCGGGAATGATGGGTAGCTGCAGCTCTACACTACTTTCATAACCTATTCGAGAGAGGACAAAAAATTCCTTCTTCCATTCCGATACCCGTCTCCAGGATTCGCCATCGTTCTTTCAGTACATCGCTAGAGACGTCTCGGTCAATCGAATTTTCTCCAGCTTCGCGGCCTGCCCGGTCGTTTCGTCCATGTGGACGATGAGTCCGTGCAGATGCCAGTCGCCTTCATCCACGATAAATCTCGACGGAAGGCCGGTCAGGAACTTGTGCAGCACGGCGTTCCGCTCCATTCCGAGGATGCCGTCCATCGGTCCGGTCATCCCTACATCCGTCAGATAGGCGGTTCCGCCCGGCAGGATCCGGTCGTCGTTCGTCTGCACATGGGTATGCGTGCCGACGACCAGACCCGCCCTGCCGTCGAGATACCAGCCCATCGCGATTTTCTCGGATGTCGCCTCCGCATGGAAGTCGACCATGACGCAGCGCGTTTCTTCTTGCAGCAGCTCCAGCTGCTCGTCCGCGACACGGAACGGATCGTCATTCGGCGGCAGGAATGTCCTGCCCTGCAAGTTCAGAATGCCGAGCTTCTTGCCGTTCACCTTGATGACGGCCGCTCCGCGGCCGGGCGATTGCGGCGAGAAGTTGGCCGGACGGACGATCCGCTCCTCATCGTCGATCCACTCGAAGATGTCCCGGTTGTCCCAGGTGTGGTTGCCCATCGTAATGCCGTTGACGCCCCAATCAAAAAACTCTTTGGCGATCGCGGCCGTTATTCCCCTGCCCGCCGCCGCATTCTCGCCGTTCACGATGATGATGTCGGGATTGTATTTGGACCGGAGAGCGGGCAGTGCCTTGCGCAGCGCCGTGCGGCCGACGTTGCCGACGATGTCTCCGATGAACATGACTTTCAACATGACTTGCCTCCTTCGGATTGCAAAGAAAATCCCGCTCCGGAGAGCGGGATGATCCACGGTGTTACTTGGCGTATTCGACCGCGCGCGTTTCCCGAATGACCGTGACCTTGATATGTCCCGGATAATCGAGCTCGCCTTCGATCTTTTTCGTGATGTCTCTGGCGAGGCGGAACGCCTCGGTATCGTCGACCTTTTCCGGCTGAACCATGACGCGGACTTCGCGTCCGGCTTGGATGGCGTACGATTTCTCGACGCCGTCGAACGATTCGGAGATGGCTTCCAGCTTCTCCAGACGCTTGATGTACGTCTCCAGCGTCTCGCGGCGTGCGCCAGGGCGTGCTGCGGACAAGGCGTCTGCCGCTCCGACGAGCATCGCGATGACGGAAGTCGCTTCGCAGTCGCCATGATGGGATGCGATGCTGTTGATGACGACCGGATGCTCCTTGTACTTGCGGGCCAGCTCGACGCCGATCTCGACGTGGGAGCCTTCCACTTCATGGTCCAGAGCCTTGCCGATGTCATGCAGCAGTCCGGCGCGCTTGGCGAGCGTGATGTCCTCGCCCAGCTCGGCGGCCATCAGCCCGGTCAGATACGCGACTTCCATGGAGTGCTTGAGCACGTTCTGGCCGTAGCTCGTCCGGTACTTCAGGCGGCCGAGAATCTTGATGAGATCCGGGTGGATGGCGTGCACGCCCACTTCGAAAGTAGCCTGCTCCCCATACTCGCGGATCCGCTCGTCCACCTCGCGGCGGGATTTCTCCACCATCTCTTCAATTCGAGCCGGGTGAATACGTCCGTCCGCAACGAGCTTCTCAAGTGCGGTGCGGGCGATTTCACGCCGGATAGGATCGAAGCCGGACAAGATGACCGCTTCCGGCGTATCGTCGATGATAAGATCGATACCCGTCAAAGTTTCCAGTGCGCGGATGTTGCGGCCTTCCCGGCCGATGATCCGGCCCTTCATTTCTTCGTTCGGCAGCGTGACGACGGATACGGTCGTCTCCGCCACATGATCGGCGGCGCAGCGCTGGATAGCCAGCGAAATGATGTCGCGCGCCTTCTTGTCCGCCTCTTCCTTCGCCTGCTGCTCGATTTCCTTGATCATCTGAGCAGTTTCGTGGCGGACTTCCTGCTCCACGTTGGTGAAGATGATGGTCTTGGCATCCTCCGTGGTCAGGCCGGAGATCCGTTCGAGCTCGCTCTGTTGCTGCCTGTAGATGGAGTCGATCTGATCCTGTGTTTCTTCGATTCGTTTCTCCTTGTTGGCTACCAATTCTTCTTTGCGTTCGAGTGCTTCTAGTTTTTTATCCAGTGACTCCTCTTTTTGCAGCAGCCGTCTTTCGAGACGCTGATTCTCGTTGCGTCTCTCCCGAATGTCTTTGTCCGCTTCAGAACGGAGTTTATGGATTTCGTCTTTCGCTTCCAGCACGGTTTCCTTCTTCAGGGCATCCGCTTCCTTCTTCGCCTGCTCGACGATTTGGACGGCAGCCTGCTCTGCACTGGAAATCTTAGCCTCGGCGATCGACTTTCGGACGAAGTAACCAATCCCAAAGGTAATCGCGCCAACAACGAGAACGATCAAGATCCACCAAATAACGGGGCTCATCTTGTTCACCTCCTCGTTGCATTCACCAAGGCTGAAAAAAAGCCGGGAATGATATTCAGTTGTTGCGATTCGGTTCCAAACCGTGTCTAAGACTGTAGAATGGAGACTAATAATCTTGAACCCATTTACGAAAGGAAATACATCCCTTTCACTCGCGGATGCACTATTAATGTAGCTTTACGCAATTTCAATTGTCAAGCCAGAGCCCTTCGGTCTCCAGCTCCTCCCCTTCCGACACATGCCGCACGGCCTCCCGGACCAGATCGCCCTGGAAACCGCGGCGCAGCAAAAATCCTGTCAGCTTCAGCCGCTTATCGCGATCCTCGCCTTTTAGGCTCCGCCATTTCTTGGCCGCGGCCTTGAATGCCGCATCCCGTTCGGCTCCGACATCGAGCGCTTCGATCGTCTCGCCGGCGGTCAGCTTCGACACCCCGCGCTGCTCCAGCTCCTGACGGATCAGCCGGCGCCCCTTCTGGCTGCTCTTCACCTTCTGGGCGGCGTACATTCTCGCATAATCGCGGTCATCGATGACCTTCTCCTGCTGCAGCCGTTCGACCGCATAGCGGATATCCGGCTCCGTGTATTCCTTGCGCTTCAGATAGTCCGCCATTTCCTTGGCCGTCCTCATTTTGAATCCGGCATAATACAGAGCTGAGGCATAAGCCTTATACCGGTCTCCCTCCGATTGGATTCCCTCCAGCTCCTCGCTGCTGAGAACGCTCCCTTTGAGCAGCCTATACTTGACGAGTATATCCTCATGGACGGAAAACTCCGGCTCCTCATTCCCGTCCAGGCAGATCCAGTAATAGGAACGTTTGCGGGAGTCAGGCTCTACCTTGGTCACGACTTTCTCGCTGCTGTCCTGCATAGTGCCTCCTTCCTATCCACGATCGGATAGCTTGAGCAAAAAAGCACCTCTGAACGATTCAGAGGTGCTTCCCTGTCAGGCCGGTCTATTCCGTGCAAGAACTCCTGGAATGCTTGCAGGACGGCTTAAACGTCCAGCTCCAGCTCGTCCAGCTCGTCTTCCTCTACAGGAGGATTGATACCCGCGGCTGCCCGCTCGGCGGCAGCGTTGAGGTTATGCGCCTCGCGAATTTTGGTATCGATCGTATCCGCTACGGCAGGGTTGTCCTTGAGAAACTGCTTGGCATTCTCGCGGCCTTGACCAAGACGGTCGCCGTTGTAGCTGAACCAAGCGCCGCTTTTGTTGACGATGTCCATCTCGACGCCGATGTCGATGATGCTGCCTTGACGGGAAATGCCTTCTCCGTACATGATGTCGATCTCCGCCTGCTTGAACGGAGGCGCCACCTTGTTCTTCACGACTTTGATCCGTGTGCGGTTGCCCACGACGTCGTTGCCTTGCTTGATGCTCTCGATGCGGCGCACGTCGAGACGAACGCTGGAGTAGAACTTCAGGGCGCGGCCGCCGGGAGTCGTCTCCGGATTGCCGAACATGACGCCGACCTTCTCCCGAAGCTGGTTGATGAAGATCGCGATCGTCTTCGACTTGCTGATGGCGCCGGACAGCTTGCGCAGCGCCTGCGACATGAGGCGCGCCTGAAGGCCGACGTGGGAATCGCCCATCTCGCCTTCGATCTCGGCCTTCGGCACGAGAGCGGCGACGGAGTCGATGACGATGACGTCTACCGCGCCGCTGCGCACGAGCGCCTCGGCGATCTCGAGAGCCTGCTCGCCGGTATCCGGCTGCGACAGCAGCAGCTCGTCGATGTTGACGCCGAGCTTGCTCGCATAAAGCGGATCAAGCGCATGCTCCGCATCGATGAAGGCGGCTTGGCCGCCCGTGCGCTGCACTTCCGCGATCGCGTGGAGAGCGACCGTCGTCTTGCCGGAGGATTCCGGACCGTATACTTCGATGACGCGGCCTCGCGGGAATCCGCCGATGCCGAGTGCGATATCTAATGCGAGGGAACCGCTGGAAACCGTCTCTACGGTCATATGCGTGGACTCGCCTAGTTTCATAATGGAGCCTTTTCCGAATTGTTTCTCAATCTGGCGGAGAGCCATATCTAAAGCTGCGCGGCGATCTGACAAGAGATCCACATCCTTCATTCATCATTTTATAGTTCTATTATAGCCTGTTTGCATCACTTTGCCAAGCTTTTTTTCGAACATACATTCGCTTTTCTTGTCCGCGGCGCCACCTCCGTATCCGCTGCGGCATCCGGACGAAAAAGAACCGCAGCTGCGCATGCAAGCTACGGTTCTTCCGTTAACTGTCTCCATTGTAGACCATTCCCGATGCCGAGAAAAGAGCACATGGAATGCAGCCGGAGCCGGACCGGCTGCCGCCGGGCGCGTTGCTCCGAAATCCGCGGCTCAGGATTCCTTCAGCAATGTCCACAGCCGGTACAAGGCGTGCTTGGCCGCCCGCATCCGCACCATTTCCCGGCTGCCGCCGGCTTGCAGCGTGTATACGGAAGCCTCCATGCCCTTGCGCGAGATGCCGATGTAGACAAGTCCGACCGGCTTGCCCTCGGACTCTCCTGGACCCGCTACGCCCGTTATGGATACGCCCCAGTCGCTGCCGGTCGTCTCGGACACCCGCTGGGCCATCAAGGCTGCCGTCGCCTCGCTTACCGCCCCCGGCGCTCCCGCGCCCTCCAGCATCTCCATCGGAATGCCGAGCAGCCGATGCTTGAGCACATTGGTGTACGTGACGACGCCTCCCAGGAACTCTCCGCTGCTGCCGGGCCTCGAGGTGATCAGCTCGGCGAGCAGCCCGCCGGTGCAGCTCTCGGCGCTGCTCAGCCTGTGCCGGCGGTCGCGCAGAAGCCGCAGGACCGCTTCCTCCAGCGGGATGTCCTCCTGCGCATACAGATAGCTGCCGACCCTCGACTGGATCGTCGCGGCCATATCGTCGATCCGCTTCAGAGCTTCCGCTTCATCCGGCGATTTGGACGACAGGCGGATCGTCACCTCTCCCTCCTTGGCGTAAGGAGCGATCGTCGGATCGGTCTGCGCTTCGATGAGATCGATCAGCTCATGCTCCAGCTTGGATTCGCCGATGCCGGCAAATCGGAGGATGCGGGAGTGAAGCGTCGCTCCACGGCCGTATTCCTGAAGGATCCAGCTTGTCGCGGGCCCCTCGAACATCGGTTTCATCTCCATCGGCGGTCCGGGGAGCAGAATATAGCGGATGCCGTCCTGTTCAAGGGCGTTGCCGACGGCGAGTCCCGCTTCGTTGTCCAGCGCGGCGCTTCCTTCGATCGAGTTCGCCTGCCTGAGGTTGCTCTCCACCATATGGGCGCCGCGGCTCGCGAAGAAGGCTTCCATTCTCGCCAGGGAAGGCTCGTGGATCACCAGCTTGCGCCCGAGCATGCCGGCAAGCACGTCCTTGGTGAGATCGTCCATCGTCGGCCCTAGGCCTCCCGTGAAGACGAGCAGATCGGCCCGGGAAGCAGCGATTGAGATGGCTTCTTTCAGCCGGGAGGCGTTGTCGCCGACGACCGTCTGGAAAAACACGTCGATGCCGAGGGCTGCCAGCCCTTGGGACAAATAGCGCGCGTTGGTGTTGACGATTTGGCCAAGCAGCAGTTCCGTTCCGACCGCAATGATTTCGGCTTTCATGATGGCATTTCTCCTCCAGGATTGGGTTTGTCGCAGCAAGAGGCTCATGACGGCGAGACAATCGGCGGGAGCGTAGTCCATGCACAGGCTCCTCGATGCCGGTCAAGCGTTCCAAGGCAAAATGAAGAATGGAGCCGGCGGCGCCATCCTCCAGCGTACAAGAAAGGCCCCCGATCCCGGCGGGGATCGATGGCCTTGTCCAGCCGGTTATTCAACCGGGATAAGATTGCGGTTTTTGATGAAGTAGTCGATGCCCGACCATACCGTAATCAATGCGGCAGCCCAGCTCAGGATCAGATCCAGAGGCAGGTCCAGGAATGCACCCGGGAAGTTGTTGAGCAGCAGCACAATGATCATGGCGATCTGGACGCCTGTCTTCCACTTGCCCCAAGTGCTTGCGGCGAGTACGGAGCCTTCCAGCAGAGCGATCTGCCGAAGGCCGGTCACGGCGAATTCGCGGCTGATGATGACGATGGCGAACAAAGCGCTCAGCTTGTCCATCTCGACCAGCGAAATAAGCACGGCTGCGACGAGCAGCTTGTCGGCGAGCGGATCGAGCAGCTTGCCCAGATTGGTCACCATCTTGTTCTTGCGGGCCAAATATCCGTCCAGGCCATCCGTGCTGGCCGCGATAATGAATATCAGCGTGGCGATCATCTGCGTGTACGTAATTTGATAGTCCCCGAACTTAAAGGATCCCAGATCAAGACGGATCAGCAAAAAGAACATGATTACAGGCACGAGAAAAATACGCGCAAGCGTGATCTTGTTGGCCAAATTCACGCGGGTTCCCCTCCCTGACAAAACTCTAACCTAAAGTATGTACGCTACCCGGGAGGCCATTCTCAAAAGAACGGACATAGCCGGTTCCTATACGATAAAAGTATAAACGAACCGAAAACCCGCTGTCAAAATTGTTACCGGAAATTCGTGTACTGCAGGTCCAGCTCGAGGTTCGCGCCGCGTAGCAACGCCATGACAGCCTGCAGGTCGTCGCGGCTCTTGCCGGTCACGCGCAGCTGGTCTCCCTGGATCTGGCTCTTCACTTTCAGCTTGGAGTCGCGGATAAGGATATTGATCTTCTTGGCGTCGTCCTGGCCGATCCCCTGCTTCAGCTTGATGCGCTGGCGCACGGTGCCGAGCGAGGCGGCTTCGATCTTGCCGAAGTCCATATTCTTGATCGGGACGTTCCGCTTGATCATCTTGGTCTGGAGAATGTCGATGACGCTCTTGAGCTTGTACTCGTCGTCCGACTGGACGACCAGCTCTTCTTTCTCGAGCTTGATGCTGCTCTTGCTTCCTTTAAAATCAAAGCGGTTCTCGATTTCCTTCTCCGCTTGGACAATCGCGTTGTTCAGCTCCTGCAGATCGACCTTCGATACGATATCAAACGAATTTTCGGAACTCATGGCAAATCCTCCTTACATGGCATTCCTCTTATTATAAAACATCCGGCTGCGAAAGTATAACCGGCGGGGCCGCCGCCGGATTCCCAAGCAATAAGCCTGCGGTCCTGGGCCAGCTTCCCTTTTGCACCGAGCACGGACAGCATCACCGGCTTCCGTTCATCCTTCTATCTTTCCGTTCCGCCCTCATTTCCAACCGCGAAATACAAAAGACATCCCGCAAAGGGATGCCTTGTCGTGTGCTAGTGGCTGTTCTCGGAATCGGAGCCGCTCGCGCCGTCGGCTGTTCCGGCCGAATCGGCATCGCCGCTCCCGGATGACGCATCCGCTCCGGATGCCGGCTCAAACTGGATCTTCTTCGAGCTTGGACGGTCTCCGTCGTCGATCAGCTGGCCGCCGACCGTAATCTCGGTATTGTCCGCGCGTCCGGTATTGAGGTAAATGACGTCATCCACCGGTACGGACAGAGTATCGCCGGCTTCGGCCGCCTTGTTGTACAGGAACTCGCCTTTGGGACCGCCTTTGCGGACCTCGATCCATGCGGTGCCGGTAAAGCTCAGTTCAATGGTGACGGCTCCGTTGGTCTTGTAGTAATCGATCTTGCCCGACTTGCGGTCGAACGTGACAGCCCCTTCCGGAGTCGGGGTCGGCGTCGGCGACGGAGTCAGGCTAGGCGTCGGGCTCGCCCCTCCGGCAGCGTCTCCCGGAGACGGCGATTGTCCGGGGCCGGGCGTATTCGTCGTGATCGGCGTTTCGTCTGCGGTCGGCGTTTGCCGATCCGGCTTAATGACGAAAATCCAGATCAAGACGACGATCAGCGCCAGAAAAGCCCACATCAGCACGGAAAATCCCAGCTTGCCGACCCGTTCGGAGGTCGCCCGCGAAGTCGATGCCTTGCGCGGCGGCTGCGGGGCGGCAGCCGGCTCTACAGCCGAGGCCGCCGGAGCCGCGGGAAGCTCGTTCTTGTAGTAGTTCAGAAGCTCGTCGGCGTTGAGGCCGACCGCCTCCGCGTAGTTCTTGACGAATGCACGGGCATAAAAGCTGCCTGGAAGCGCGGCGTAATTGCCTTCCTCGATCGCCGTCAGGTAATGCTTGCGGATTTTGGTCATCTCCTGCACCTGGTCCAGGGAGAGTCCCATTTCTTCCCTTGCCGTGCGCAGGGTTTGGCCCAATTCAGACATGGTTGGCCATGCCTCCTCTCAAATTAAAAATCGTTATAATTGACGGTGAAGGAATCATAGGAGATTTCTTCGTCCGGCGTATTGCGAAGCTCGATAATCGTCGTAAAAGTGCTGTAATCATAATTGGATTCGCGGATAAAGATGTCCGGATGCTCGATGACCTTGGTCGAAGGCATCTCCATGATTTCCTGGAGAAGGGCGTGATGGCGCTCGTTGGAGCGGATCGTGCTGACGATGCCGTCGATGATGAAGATGTTGTCGGGATTCATTTCCTCGGTCGACAGCTGGCTGCGGACCGTCTGGCGGAGCAGCGTGGAGGAAACGAACGTCCAGCGCTTGTTGGAGCAGACGCTGCCGGCGATGATGGATTCCGTCTTGCCGACCCGCGGCATGCCGCGCAGCCCGATGACCTGGTTGCCGTCCCGCTTGAAGATCTCGCCGAGGAAATCGACCAGCAGCCCGAGCTCGTCCCGCGTGAAGCGGAAGGTTTTTCGATCATCCGAATCCCGTTCGATATAACGTCCGTGACGCACCGCGAGCCGATCCACCAGGCTCGGAGGACGCAGCTTGTTGACGGTGATGTTCTCGACCTTGGCAAGCATCTTGCCGAGAATCTCGATCTTCTCGTCGTCGTTGGTCTGGAGCAGCATGCCGCGGGTGCGGTCCTCCACCCCGTTGATCGTAATGATGTTGACGTTGAGCATGCCGAGCAGGGAGGCGATATCCCCAAGCAGGCCAGGCCGGTTCTTATGTATTTTGTACTCCATATACCACTGTTTGGATTCCATTAATCACACCGTCCTGGGGGAATGAGCTGTCTTTATGCCCTTCATTATAAGCCTACATTCTACATGATTCGGCAAAAAACCGCAATGATCATGCCGACGATTTTTCGACGGCGGAAACTTGGTGTCCACAGCCAAGTAGAAAAGCCCCCGAATGGGAGCTCTCCGCCAAAAGTCGATGATTAACCGTGATTGACCAGCTTCACCATGAGGCGGGCAATCGTCTTGCGCTCTTCCTCGTCTCCGACGTCCCAGATCTCCTTCAGCACGCGCTGCTCTTCGTTTTTCGGATCGACCTTCTCATCGAGGAAAGATCCGATCTCATAAGCGAGGTTGCCGAGAGTCTCCTCGGTAAGCCCCATCTTTTTGCCCTGCTCCACGCGGTCGGACAGAAATTCCTTCCATCCTTCAAAGCTCGAAAGTACAGTAGACATGCTTCGTCGCCTCCTTGGTCGAATAGAGAAAGAAATCATCAACGACCCTATTGTGTGCGGAGGCCATCTTCCCTATACGACGACCAGGGCTGGAAAAAAGTTGCGGCCGGACCACTCATGTGATCCAGCCGCCGTTCGGACTGATGACCTGTCCGGTTATGTAGGATGATTCCGGCAAGGAAAGGAAGTAGACCAGCGAAGCGATCTCGTCCGGATGGGCCAGCCTTCCGGCCGGAATTTCCTCTTCGAGCGCCTGAAGCTCGCCTTGATCGAGATGGCTGTTCATTTCCGTGTCGACCGCTCCCGGAGCGACTGCGTTGACCGTCACTCCCGACGGCGCCAGCTCCTTGGCGAGCGACTTCGTGAAGGCGTTGACCCCTCCTTTGGTCGCGGAATACAGCACCTCGCAGGATGCGCCGGAGATGCCCCATACGGAGGAAACGTTGATGATCCTCCCCCAGCGCGCGCTGACCATCGGAGCCATGAACAGCTGCGTGCAGAGAAACAATCCCTTGAGATTGACCGCGGTCACGTCGTCCCATTCCTGCTCGGTGAGATCCGCCAGCATGCCGTAATGCGAAATGCCCGCGTTGTTGACGAGAATATCCGGAAGCAGCCCTGCCGCTTCCAGCTTCTCCTTCATTCTGGCCAAGCTTTCCCTGGATCGCATGTCGGCGGAGACCGTCATGACCCTGCCGCCGCCGAGAGCGATGCATTCCCGGGCCG encodes:
- a CDS encoding DUF3388 domain-containing protein, whose protein sequence is MESKQWYMEYKIHKNRPGLLGDIASLLGMLNVNIITINGVEDRTRGMLLQTNDDEKIEILGKMLAKVENITVNKLRPPSLVDRLAVRHGRYIERDSDDRKTFRFTRDELGLLVDFLGEIFKRDGNQVIGLRGMPRVGKTESIIAGSVCSNKRWTFVSSTLLRQTVRSQLSTEEMNPDNIFIIDGIVSTIRSNERHHALLQEIMEMPSTKVIEHPDIFIRESNYDYSTFTTIIELRNTPDEEISYDSFTVNYNDF
- a CDS encoding DUF3243 domain-containing protein, translating into MSTVLSSFEGWKEFLSDRVEQGKKMGLTEETLGNLAYEIGSFLDEKVDPKNEEQRVLKEIWDVGDEEERKTIARLMVKLVNHG
- the fabG gene encoding 3-oxoacyl-ACP reductase FabG, with protein sequence MKSLQEMTVLITGGSRGIGAAIARRFSAEGMNVVIHYLNSHERANETARECIALGGGRVMTVSADMRSRESLARMKEKLEAAGLLPDILVNNAGISHYGMLADLTEQEWDDVTAVNLKGLFLCTQLFMAPMVSARWGRIINVSSVWGISGASCEVLYSATKGGVNAFTKSLAKELAPSGVTVNAVAPGAVDTEMNSHLDQGELQALEEEIPAGRLAHPDEIASLVYFLSLPESSYITGQVISPNGGWIT